The Apium graveolens cultivar Ventura chromosome 10, ASM990537v1, whole genome shotgun sequence nucleotide sequence GTTAACCTTTTGAATTGTTTCGGCCAAATGATGTTTCATGACGAGGCAAGCCTCGTAAGGGAATTGATTTATGTACTGTTGGTCATGTATCCCTGTAGccttcttcatttcttcatccaCCTGCATACTTGTCCATATAATATCTGCAGTCTTCGAGTCAGAGGCTGCAAATTAAAAGAAAAGGGTTGAATAAAACCAAATGCTCGATGATCCGATGCCAGAGGCAATACACAAAACAAATTACATTTTAAAAATGAAACAGAACCAGTTTGACTTTTGATCAATATGTTGTAGCCAGAACTGAATTAAGACCAACTGCCAAACACTATAGATAGTATAATAATTCTTCCTAAATTGTGAATGCAGGCATAAATTCAGCAAAACATACTGATCACGAATTCAGGACGTTTCAGAAATTCTTCGACTTGTGGAATATCTGTATAAACACGCAAAGTAGTTCCCTCGCTGCTAATCAGGCTAGGTATTGAGGATGACTTTAGGGTTTGAGATGAACAACTTGATGATTTCAGGTTATCTCTGTACTTCTTATATTCCTGTAAAGTTGAACAAATTTATATCAACAATGTGATAAGAAATTTTAACTGATCCAAGTCATAGTTGGATTAGTTAAATTGAGGGcatttcaagaatatgaaaaaGAAAAACACATACATTTACGAAATAACTCTTAGGGGTGTGGAACCAGGCAGTCAGTCTAGCAGAACGTTGTTTCTCCTCCCCAATACCATATAAGAAATCTCGAGTGCATTCTTCACCACTTTGAATGGTCTTGATCGGCCATATAATAGAAAAGCTGAAAATTATGTGCTAGTTACACATACCTCCAGAAAAGCTCAGCTATGTATAAGTTACTTCATAGGAACTGCTCTATCACAAAAAAGCATTTAACGGAGAACTCTCTCTCAATACTACAAGGTAGATAATAATAACTTTATATAAAGACACAGAATGTTTTGTCACATTGGTGTAAAAGGTTCGGTACATGTGCCGCATGGCATTTAGTACAGACAGAGGAATGTACGCAGATGAATTCACATATGAGGCATCTGCCTTCAAAATAAGCAAATCATTAACAAATTACAAAAATCTGATTAGTGCACAAAATTTGCAATTCACAGAAAAGACTAATTATACTGCTTTAAAACCAAAAAAAAAAGATGGAAAGATAATTACCTTAAAGCTGACTTTAGTGTACCCTCTGGCATGTACAGGAATGGTGCCACTCTAAAATTTGCCTCATCGCTATGACGCAAAGCAGAACCTAGTTCATCCATCACATACCTGCAAGGACCACCATTAAGAATTTTGTAACATTAGATATTAAATACGAGGAATTGGTCACCATTACCAAAGATGTCAATGTGTTCATTGTGTTATATATTCATATATGTTACTTACATAGgtaattattaaatatattcAAAAGAAAGCTAGTTCATATGATTCACCTCTATCTCTCGGGTCTCTCCTATACTTAAAGGCTCTATAGCTGCTCAGGTAATAAGGGCTAATCTCTTGTCGTCTAAGGTCCTGGGTTCGATTCTCACTCACCCTGGGATTTGATAGAATAGATACTCATTTGAATGGCATACAAGCCTAATTAATCAGATAAATAAAAGGCTCTTAACTGCTTAAAATTTTAACCAAAACAGCCAAACTCTTAAGAAGTCAATAAGGGGTTACGCTATCCTAACTGCACAATGAATCAGAATAAGAGCATAGACATGGCATTACTTGCTTGACACAAAACCAACTACTATCAAGTACAACCAGTTCCTGGTTCTGATGATTAGGGTCTTTTGCAAACTATTAAACCTCAAACAAGAAAGCATGAGAGAACAGAGGATATAAAATCCTAATCCTAGTGACCTTCTACTGCCGTAAGGAGCTAGAATATCTAACCTCCCTAAATTCTTAAGGGTGACACCCACAACGAATCCTCTTCCATCTATAACTAGCAGCTAACATCGTTATCACACAGACGACTAGTCAACAAATAGGTACTCGGACAGCAAGGGCCTTGAAGAGCAACATGGGGCCTTATTAACCATGAACGTGGTGTACCATGACCCTATCCAACCAATGAAAATACACAAGAATGAGATGGAGATGAAAATGGAATTAAGATGGATGACTTTGCTTGATATTCATCATACTTATGTCTTTATTTGCTTTGACATTTTAAATTTGGAACATCGATGTTATTATGCAGTAACATGCTCATTTTGAACTTTTCATTCTATTAAATTCCGATTTAAATTATGGAATTGATGTGTTCAGTTATATTATATGTTAAATCTAGTAAGTACATGTATAATTAATACTTTGTCAACTTTAGAATAGTTGAGCACTTGTCCACTAGTCTTCTCGAAGGTACTCGAGAGTCGATGCTCGACTAGGCGCGGTGATAACCGATAACCATGGTAGCTAAACAGCCAAACCACTATTTCTCACCCAAAAAGGATCCCGAAACAGAGCCTTAATCGACTTGTATCATCTTACTGGAAAGTATAGACAAGAAAGTCCTAAATATAAAATGATGAATTAACAAAGGAATTATCTTGTGTAATATCATTAAAAGACATGCTAGCACCAACAACCTGTATTGCACCCAACTCTGAGCCGAAGAAGCGGGGACACTTGGGTCACATGCCGAGTCCCTGTGCCGGATACTCAGACACACGTATCCCCGTATTGGAATCGCGAATTCTTCCACGAtaccaatttaaaattttatcaaaagAAATTGTAGTCACAATTTATGTCAACAAATTACTTTCACAAAATAAAGTATCATGTTTATTAGTTATTACAAATCATTCGATTCTCATATTCACTTTTATATAAAACAAAAGATTAGACTTGTATTTTTGTGTTTTAGATTAATAAATTAAACACTTGACTCATTTTTCATGTAATTGTTGGTTTTGTTAATAGGTTTTAGTATGTTTAACATAAAAtatacataatttttttatttatatatgaTGTGTCCCCACGTACCCGAATCTCCATATTATTAAACTTGTCGAATTCCCGTATTCCCGCACTACGCACTCGCACTCCCGCACCCGTGTCCTTGCTTCTTAGTACGAGCTAATATTGTATTGCAGTTCTTTGTTATCAATATTGCTCTTCTAGTTATTCTACTTTCTCAACTGAGAGGTAGAGATTCATAAAACTAAAAGCAAAAAATGTCAACTTCACTACAAAGTCCTCATTTTCTACAGAATTACCTCCCTTAACAGAGCTTCTTACAATAATCAAATATACAGTAGGACGTATTCTAATAATTATGAGAATAATAATTAAGAAAAAGTATAACATCGCAAAGACAAAATTTAGAGGAAATATTGTAATGCATAAACatttaaatgtttttatattcAAATTCAGTGCTTTCACTAGAATAAGGTTTATATCCACCGAGAGGGAGTCTTGGACTATCCATGTTTGTCGTCTACTAGATAAGCAATGACACAGGTGCATGAGTGCAAGTGCGTAGAGCGGGGATACAGGAATTCGACAAAAATAACAATATAGGGATTCGAGTGCAGGGTGACAAGACatacataaataaaaaaaatcatatatattTCAGTTGCATATATTAAAACCTATTAACAAAACCaataatgttatgaaaattgatACGAATGCATAATTTATTCATCTAAAACATATAACTAAAGGAATTCTTTTAATTTATGTAAAAATGAACAGGAGCATCAATAAGGTGTATTTGCTGATAGACATTAATTTTTAATCTTTTGGAAGTAATTAGTTGACATAAATTTTAACTAAGTAATTTTTGTGAAAAACAATTTGAAATTTGGACTATGGAAGGATCCCGGTGTCCGATACGGTGTCCGACAGGGACTAGGCTGGTAACCCAAGTTTCCCCGCTTCCTAGTAGACTGATAATTATGTTTTGCTATTTAATTCTCATTCTATCTGGAGGAAGACTTTTACCCAAGTAAAAATTGTTAACAGAACCTCCTAAATTGCATCTTTCTCAAACTATAAGGTTGTAGAAAGAAAATTCAAAAACTGAGACTGCCAGAGGAAGGGGTGAATAACGGCAACATgtataatataaaaatatgaaattaaaataaacctcaaaatttttaatagggctgttattaaaataatattacaGAGCATTATTATGCTAGTCAAGATTTGCCACTTACAGAAATGTATGGCACAGTAATAATTTAATATGTAGGTCCTGGTTCTGAATTTGAGGTTTCAAAGATggcttaaaaaaaattctttgaAGTTCCTCATCGTCAGTTCTACCGATATTATCCCGGTCTTGACTAACATTTGATGCAGATCAAGGATTTAACAAAGCAATTTATACATATTTATGTTATTATTtagaaattaaattaattataattgattagGTCTTTTAGTTATAATATGTGTAACTCATATGATTAGGTATTTTATGTATAAATCCTCGCATAATTTGGTATCCTTGTTCTACATCACATATGATGGAAGATACAAATCCCAACGGAGATGCTGCAGTACATAAGCCTGTGGAGCACACAGAATGAAGCATGACATACCAATAAAGCAATTATATCGCATACCAGACAGAAGTTTCATCAATCTTTTCCTCATCTGCCAGTCTGTAGTTCATCAAGTATAACCACATAGCATCTATAACACGATCAGCAAGAGGTTCCTCGGCAGTCCAATCAGGTAGACGTGGCTCAAGTACTGAATCCATTACAGACTTTCCTGATTCTAGGATCTTTAATGTATCAACACCATTTAGTAGAGAGAGATTAGGAATGTACTCAAGAATTTTGGTAACACTTTCTCCAAGAGGACCTGGAATATCAACCTGTTGAAAATTATATCAGTAAAAAGGTTCCTGTTTTTTTATGATAGAGCGCAAGGAGCTTTAATGTCACAGATACCTCTAAAGCATGCAAGGAATTAAATGTCTTTAAGAGCTGCAGCAAGTCACTGACTGAATTCAGATCCAACGGATTTCCTCGCAAATTAAGATACGAAAGAGAAGGCAATTCCCTAGGGGAAAATGCCTAAGCAAAACCAGAACAAAATCAAATCAGAATTAATTAGTCTTCAGATGATTACTAAATTTCTGGAAACGCGAGTTTTACTAAACAAATTATCAAATTTTCATTAACATGGGAAGGCATCTGCCTTCATGATAATAGTAATAATTGATAGTATCAAAAACATTTTATATGTACTGCTGATTTATTTCATCCAGAGAAAGTTGAATATAGTAACAATCTGACCTTATTAGCCAGACTGTGGATACACCTATTTGAGAGATCGAGAGAAACCACACTTCTCAAGGAACCATCAGTCTGTTCTATGGATCCTAGATTATCTTTACTGTATATTCCTCCACAAAAACCCAATGCCCATTCACTGAATCTAGGAGTAAACGAAGAGTTGTAGATTTCCAATCTCGGGCAACCACGCAGGATAGTATTCATCATGCGACCATTACTAGAAACAGAATAGCTTAGTTCTTTCTCAGCGAGGACCAGTAAAAATAAGGAGACGGATGTCATTCAAAATTTTCAGTAGGTAGCAACTTACCTTTTCTGAGAAACTGGATTATTGTTCAACCAGAGAGCTCTAAGGTCTTTTAGTTTCGTTATTTCCTGAGTTACAGCTTCCTCGTTTTCAAGCTTGTTGTCAGTGAGGCTCAGTGCTTGTAAATTCTAGAGCATAGGGAAAATCACAACAGAATTAAAGATTTAAAAGCAATACATAACATACATCAGTGAAGCCATTCTCCATGTCAACTATTTTTATTAGATACTGTTATGTACTTATGGTTTATGCTAGCATATGCAGCCCCAAATTTTCAGAGCCATTCATTTAATTAATGTTCACAACAAATACAACAA carries:
- the LOC141692468 gene encoding uncharacterized protein LOC141692468; this translates as MAAPAVLTFDQFIKVHSFLLAASGIPTSLYKQLYDKLSSETFDGGEFFQVEPVDDGRQRRLVLTSECLEKESRVFLVDHAWTFRLSDALKQLREVPGLTERMASLMCVDIDIGPGPEEAEESGTREDVITIMEKEVCKAKDEGRDSISWLELDELGIDDEVLLSLDLSSKFPNLQALSLTDNKLENEEAVTQEITKLKDLRALWLNNNPVSQKSNGRMMNTILRGCPRLEIYNSSFTPRFSEWALGFCGGIYSKDNLGSIEQTDGSLRSVVSLDLSNRCIHSLANKAFSPRELPSLSYLNLRGNPLDLNSVSDLLQLLKTFNSLHALEVDIPGPLGESVTKILEYIPNLSLLNGVDTLKILESGKSVMDSVLEPRLPDWTAEEPLADRVIDAMWLYLMNYRLADEEKIDETSVWYVMDELGSALRHSDEANFRVAPFLYMPEGTLKSALSFSIIWPIKTIQSGEECTRDFLYGIGEEKQRSARLTAWFHTPKSYFVNEYKKYRDNLKSSSCSSQTLKSSSIPSLISSEGTTLRVYTDIPQVEEFLKRPEFVITSDSKTADIIWTSMQVDEEMKKATGIHDQQYINQFPYEACLVMKHHLAETIQKAHGLTTWFQPTYNLEGQLTQMIGDYLVREEEGLDNLWILKPWNMARTIDTTVTSNLTAIIRLMETGPKICQKYIEHPALFKGKKFDLRYIVLLRSLNPLEVFIADIFWVRLANNSYTLDKHSLYEYETHFTVMNYGRQLNHMNTPEFVKEFEQEHQVNWLDIHARIRGMIKSAFESAALVHPEMHNPMSRAMYGVDVMLDTNFQPKLLEVTYCPDCNRACKYDTKSILKGETEIVKGQDFYNYVFGCLFLNETANVSQL